The Halodesulfovibrio sp. genome has a segment encoding these proteins:
- the guaB gene encoding IMP dehydrogenase — protein sequence MSVILGKALTFDDVLLLPGYSEATPDQVDLSTQLTNSIALNIPLISAAMDTVTESDMAIAMARHGGIGVVHKNMPLEQQCLEVEKVKKSESGMILDPVTVEPSLTITQALEVMSTYRISGLPVVENGNLVGIITNRDVRFVDDPDTTLVSEMMTKDKLVTVPVGTTLEQAKEHLHKHRIEKVLVVDSDNHLQGIITMKDIEKEIKYPNACKDENGRLRVAAALGVGADCKERAKALLDAGADVLVLDSAHGHSLNILKAVESIRTEFPDAQIIAGNVATYEGAKALFEAGADTVKVGIGPGSICTTRIVAGVGVPQITAVQECCKAAKEFGRHIIADGGIKYSGDIVKALCVGASSIMIGSLFAGTDESPGETVLYQGRRYKNYRGMGSIDAMKAGSSDRYFQEKSKKLVPEGIVGRVPYKGPVQDSVHQLMGGLRSGMGYIGAKTITDMPEVSKMVEISAAGLRESHVHDVIITKEAPNYRVEN from the coding sequence ATGAGCGTAATCTTAGGCAAAGCACTGACTTTTGACGACGTGTTGCTTCTTCCTGGTTATTCTGAAGCCACGCCGGATCAGGTGGACTTATCCACTCAGCTCACTAATTCCATCGCACTGAACATTCCGCTGATTTCAGCAGCAATGGATACCGTCACCGAATCTGACATGGCTATCGCGATGGCAAGACACGGTGGCATCGGCGTTGTTCACAAGAACATGCCGCTTGAGCAGCAGTGCCTTGAAGTAGAAAAAGTAAAAAAATCAGAATCCGGAATGATTCTTGATCCAGTAACTGTTGAGCCTTCCTTGACCATCACTCAGGCTCTCGAAGTTATGTCTACTTACAGAATTTCCGGTCTTCCGGTTGTTGAAAACGGCAATCTTGTCGGTATTATAACAAACCGTGACGTCCGTTTTGTTGACGACCCAGACACCACGCTCGTTTCTGAAATGATGACAAAAGACAAGCTGGTAACTGTTCCTGTTGGCACAACTCTGGAGCAGGCAAAAGAGCACCTGCACAAGCACCGCATTGAAAAAGTGCTCGTAGTTGACAGCGACAACCACTTGCAGGGCATCATCACCATGAAGGATATTGAAAAAGAAATTAAATATCCTAACGCATGTAAAGATGAAAATGGTCGTCTGCGTGTGGCAGCAGCATTGGGTGTAGGCGCAGATTGTAAAGAACGTGCGAAAGCTCTGCTTGATGCAGGCGCAGACGTGCTCGTTCTCGACTCCGCTCACGGTCACTCATTAAATATTCTTAAAGCTGTAGAATCTATCCGCACCGAGTTCCCTGATGCACAGATCATTGCAGGTAACGTTGCAACCTACGAAGGCGCAAAAGCATTGTTCGAAGCTGGCGCAGACACCGTTAAGGTTGGGATTGGACCTGGTTCTATCTGCACAACCCGTATTGTTGCTGGTGTTGGTGTTCCACAGATTACAGCTGTTCAGGAATGCTGCAAAGCTGCTAAAGAATTTGGTCGCCATATCATTGCTGACGGTGGCATCAAGTACTCCGGTGATATTGTAAAAGCCCTTTGTGTTGGTGCATCTTCCATCATGATTGGCTCCCTCTTCGCCGGTACAGACGAATCCCCGGGTGAAACAGTTCTCTATCAGGGTCGTCGTTACAAAAACTACCGTGGCATGGGTTCCATCGATGCAATGAAAGCTGGTAGCTCTGACCGTTACTTCCAGGAAAAGAGCAAGAAGCTTGTTCCAGAAGGCATTGTTGGACGTGTTCCATATAAAGGACCTGTACAGGATTCCGTGCACCAGTTAATGGGCGGTCTCCGTTCCGGTATGGGCTACATTGGCGCAAAGACTATTACTGACATGCCTGAAGTTTCTAAAATGGTAGAAATTTCTGCTGCAGGTCTGCGTGAATCTCACGTTCACGACGTTATCATTACAAAAGAAGCTCCCAACTACCGAGTTGAGAACTAA
- a CDS encoding CcmD family protein, protein MESSNWLLMANVAVWVGIAGYLFVIARKHCELSKRIRQMELMND, encoded by the coding sequence ATGGAAAGCTCCAACTGGCTCCTCATGGCTAATGTTGCAGTATGGGTAGGCATTGCAGGTTACCTTTTTGTTATTGCCCGTAAGCATTGCGAACTCAGCAAACGCATTCGCCAAATGGAGTTAATGAATGACTAA
- the ccsA gene encoding cytochrome c biogenesis protein CcsA yields the protein MRTKWIAPVALLAAPAMALSQYLIYQYAPVEQVMGIVQKVFYTHLPLAWWSLFSFFCVFIASILYLKTRKRFWDNFAAASAEVGVLFSGLALVTGMIWGRHSWGVWWTWDPRLTTTLVMWFVYAGYLILRSMSLSTERKAVVSSVVGIAAFIDVPLVFLSARLWRSIHPAVFNSKTGGLEPEMKLTVIVCVLCFGLIWAALVGIRSSQMALSDRIDNLTTHDEI from the coding sequence ATGCGAACAAAATGGATAGCACCTGTGGCACTCTTAGCCGCACCGGCAATGGCGTTGAGCCAGTACCTCATCTACCAGTATGCCCCTGTTGAACAGGTTATGGGCATTGTGCAGAAGGTGTTCTACACCCATCTGCCGCTGGCGTGGTGGTCACTCTTCAGCTTCTTCTGTGTATTCATTGCCTCCATTCTGTACCTCAAAACCCGTAAACGATTCTGGGACAACTTTGCTGCCGCCTCTGCTGAAGTAGGTGTTCTTTTCAGCGGGCTTGCACTTGTTACCGGAATGATCTGGGGACGCCACAGCTGGGGCGTCTGGTGGACATGGGACCCTCGCTTAACAACAACCCTTGTTATGTGGTTCGTTTACGCAGGCTATCTTATCCTGCGCTCCATGTCCCTTTCGACAGAACGCAAAGCGGTAGTCAGCTCTGTTGTCGGCATTGCCGCTTTTATCGACGTACCTCTTGTATTTCTTTCCGCACGCCTTTGGCGCTCCATCCACCCTGCTGTATTCAACAGCAAGACAGGTGGGCTGGAACCGGAAATGAAACTTACTGTTATTGTCTGCGTTCTCTGCTTCGGTCTTATCTGGGCTGCTCTTGTGGGGATTCGATCTTCACAGATGGCGTTGTCTGACCGAATTGATAACTTAACAACACACGACGAAATATAA
- a CDS encoding heme exporter protein CcmB, with amino-acid sequence MLRAAVSIAAKDLKLVLARGTGLIQALLLGLLLIFVFSLSQQIGEKMSAQAAAAIFWLASVFCQVLVFNTLFSLEEQNGARFGLLLSPAPVQAVWIGKALGGFILLLCAQAVFLPATIVFLGQSVSHLWHIGLAMLLAIDLGLILLGALLGALSQGQAAKESLLSIILFPLLIPILLAGVRIGSAAFSGIIPEGFGDWLGIACAFDALFGAAGLLLFGFVYSGEE; translated from the coding sequence ATGCTAAGGGCTGCTGTTTCAATAGCTGCAAAAGATCTTAAACTCGTGCTTGCGCGAGGCACAGGTCTTATTCAGGCGCTTTTACTCGGCTTACTGCTTATCTTTGTATTCAGTTTATCCCAACAGATCGGTGAAAAAATGAGTGCACAGGCTGCTGCTGCCATATTCTGGCTGGCATCAGTTTTCTGTCAGGTACTTGTTTTCAATACATTATTCAGTCTGGAAGAACAAAACGGTGCCCGTTTCGGCTTACTTCTTTCCCCAGCGCCTGTGCAGGCAGTCTGGATTGGTAAGGCATTGGGCGGCTTTATTCTTCTTTTATGTGCTCAGGCAGTATTTTTGCCAGCAACAATTGTCTTCCTTGGTCAATCCGTGTCTCATTTATGGCACATAGGGTTGGCAATGCTCCTTGCTATTGACCTTGGATTAATTTTGCTCGGCGCGCTGCTTGGTGCGCTTTCTCAGGGACAGGCTGCAAAAGAGTCTTTACTCTCTATCATTCTGTTCCCGTTGCTTATTCCTATATTGCTTGCAGGCGTGCGTATCGGCTCCGCTGCATTTTCCGGAATCATTCCGGAAGGCTTTGGCGACTGGCTTGGCATCGCCTGTGCCTTCGACGCACTATTCGGAGCAGCTGGGCTATTGCTCTTCGGCTTTGTTTACAGCGGCGAAGAATAG
- a CDS encoding ABC transporter ATP-binding protein, with protein sequence MLLKLDKVAKMYGNRLIIKDVSCTIESGTVTLLAGPNGAGKSTLLKIMAGLSEPTAGNVELTVENNKIGYVGHQTFIYPDLSAIENLSFWSSLHGQKTDEKTLLNALDRVELKRFAFERAGCFSRGMAQRLNLARVFLLQPSLILLDEPGTGLDVRSMGILHNEIAAAKERGAGLVWISHSVAADLVRADNVLAIRDKQVEYFGQAQGYTPEAVC encoded by the coding sequence ATGCTGCTTAAACTGGACAAGGTTGCCAAAATGTATGGCAACCGTCTAATTATCAAGGACGTTTCCTGCACTATTGAATCAGGCACTGTCACATTGCTGGCTGGTCCTAACGGTGCTGGTAAATCGACCTTGCTCAAGATTATGGCAGGACTTTCCGAGCCTACCGCCGGAAACGTTGAGCTTACAGTAGAAAACAATAAAATTGGATATGTAGGGCATCAAACCTTTATCTATCCTGATTTGTCAGCCATTGAAAACTTGTCATTCTGGTCTAGCCTGCATGGGCAAAAGACGGACGAGAAAACCTTGCTGAACGCACTTGACCGTGTAGAGCTGAAACGTTTTGCTTTTGAGCGCGCCGGTTGTTTTTCTCGAGGCATGGCGCAGCGCTTGAATCTTGCTCGCGTGTTCTTACTTCAGCCGTCCCTGATCCTGCTCGATGAGCCGGGAACTGGGTTGGATGTCCGTTCTATGGGCATCTTGCACAACGAGATTGCTGCGGCAAAAGAGCGCGGTGCAGGATTAGTCTGGATCAGCCATTCGGTTGCTGCTGACCTTGTACGTGCTGACAATGTACTTGCTATCCGCGACAAGCAGGTAGAGTACTTTGGTCAAGCACAAGGCTACACACCGGAGGCGGTATGCTAA
- a CDS encoding cytochrome c-type biogenesis CcmF C-terminal domain-containing protein: protein MHLLAFLLLVASLLFALGFGAVAALQIWQGRSTLLHWIETSQMMITTLITVSSSILLWALVNFDFSNYYVASYTSLDLPLFYRVTAFWAGQAGSLLFWAWSVALCGMIFLYTNAYKALSDGTKMWFWMLFFTFTSFFLFLLTTWSNPFTLISPIPADGNGLNPLLQNPGMIFHPPLLFLGYGGFTIPSCLALAQALNRSQHNEDSWTDASRNMILFAWLTLTAGIILGCWWSYMELGWGGYWAWDPVENASLIPWLVGSAFLHTSVIETRRGKLHRTNTFLVALTSISALFATYLVRSGVVESLHAFGGGSVGTPLLIFIIFFTVLSLFAAITSKNPKAKPMAELFSREGLLLVAAWFLIALGVIILIATMWPVFSKFFTENPQGLDQKFYNSVCMPLAAIISVLLMICPWMKWNGGVKSGIMFGAVSVVFVVTGVAMYLSGYTIPVSILAVASAAACIVGIVLLFATDASTRKSNRAIGAYGVHLGVALIVIGIAFSGPYKQELQTQIKRGETVTLEGYTFKYKELYEGEAREYIFLQADIDVYEDGKLIGTLEPQRRLYHKFGKNRSFAEVSIIPSFGEELYSSLLGADTQGNITVTLSIEPMVNWFWIGGTIMCLFPFIGFTRFRKSEKVTDAA, encoded by the coding sequence ATGCATCTCTTAGCATTTTTGCTGCTGGTAGCGTCTTTGCTGTTTGCCCTTGGCTTCGGCGCAGTCGCTGCATTGCAGATTTGGCAGGGGCGCTCTACCCTGCTGCACTGGATTGAAACCTCACAGATGATGATAACAACGCTCATCACTGTAAGTTCATCCATTCTTTTATGGGCGCTGGTTAATTTTGATTTTTCAAACTACTATGTCGCAAGCTACACCAGCCTCGACCTTCCACTTTTTTATCGCGTAACCGCCTTTTGGGCAGGACAAGCCGGTTCATTACTGTTCTGGGCATGGTCTGTTGCGTTATGCGGCATGATTTTTCTTTATACTAACGCATACAAAGCGCTTTCAGATGGCACTAAAATGTGGTTCTGGATGCTCTTCTTTACCTTTACCAGCTTTTTCTTATTCCTACTGACTACATGGTCAAACCCATTTACCCTCATCAGCCCTATTCCTGCTGACGGTAACGGTTTGAACCCGCTGTTGCAGAACCCTGGTATGATCTTCCACCCGCCATTGTTATTCCTTGGCTACGGTGGCTTTACCATTCCAAGCTGCCTTGCTCTAGCACAGGCGTTGAACAGAAGTCAGCATAACGAAGACAGCTGGACAGATGCTTCCCGCAACATGATTCTTTTTGCATGGCTCACCCTTACCGCAGGTATTATCCTCGGTTGCTGGTGGTCATACATGGAACTCGGCTGGGGTGGTTACTGGGCATGGGACCCTGTAGAAAACGCCTCTCTTATTCCGTGGCTTGTAGGCTCTGCATTTTTGCATACCTCCGTTATCGAAACCCGTCGCGGTAAGCTGCACAGAACAAACACCTTCCTTGTTGCACTCACAAGTATTTCTGCGTTGTTTGCAACCTACCTTGTCCGTAGTGGTGTTGTTGAATCTCTGCATGCATTCGGCGGTGGTAGCGTTGGAACGCCACTGCTCATTTTTATTATATTCTTCACCGTGCTGTCCTTGTTTGCAGCAATCACGAGTAAAAATCCAAAAGCAAAACCTATGGCAGAACTTTTCAGCCGTGAAGGTTTGCTGCTGGTTGCTGCGTGGTTCCTTATTGCACTGGGCGTTATCATTCTTATCGCCACTATGTGGCCGGTTTTCTCCAAGTTCTTCACAGAAAACCCGCAAGGTTTAGACCAGAAGTTCTACAACAGCGTTTGCATGCCTTTGGCAGCAATCATTTCTGTACTGCTTATGATCTGCCCTTGGATGAAATGGAACGGCGGCGTTAAAAGCGGCATCATGTTCGGTGCGGTAAGCGTAGTTTTTGTTGTGACAGGTGTTGCTATGTACCTTTCCGGATACACAATTCCTGTTTCAATCCTTGCTGTCGCTTCCGCTGCGGCCTGTATTGTTGGTATCGTGTTGTTGTTCGCAACGGATGCCTCTACACGCAAAAGCAACCGTGCCATCGGTGCATACGGCGTACACCTCGGGGTAGCGCTTATCGTCATCGGTATTGCATTCTCCGGACCATACAAGCAGGAACTGCAAACACAGATTAAACGCGGTGAGACAGTTACTCTTGAAGGATATACCTTCAAGTACAAAGAGCTGTATGAAGGCGAAGCAAGGGAATACATCTTCCTTCAAGCTGACATTGATGTTTATGAAGACGGCAAGCTCATAGGTACACTTGAGCCTCAGCGCCGCCTTTACCATAAATTCGGTAAAAACAGATCCTTCGCAGAAGTATCTATCATTCCGTCCTTTGGAGAAGAGTTATACTCATCTCTGTTAGGCGCAGACACTCAAGGTAACATCACAGTTACATTAAGTATTGAGCCTATGGTTAACTGGTTCTGGATTGGTGGTACGATTATGTGTCTCTTCCCGTTCATCGGGTTCACCCGATTCCGAAAATCTGAAAAGGTAACGGATGCTGCTTAA
- a CDS encoding cytochrome c maturation protein CcmE: MAKKNGKSVYIAALFLFLGGLGYLLFTGFSQNSVYFLEVSEALAMTPDQLGSARLFGTVKAGEIKRHEEGLGVSFMLEDAHDKKIVLPVVFNGAVPDTFKSGAEVIVEGNIDNATKAFQARTLMTKCPSKYEKKNRE, from the coding sequence ATGGCAAAGAAAAACGGAAAAAGCGTATACATTGCTGCCCTGTTCCTCTTTTTAGGAGGTCTTGGGTACTTGCTTTTCACCGGTTTTTCACAAAACAGCGTATATTTTCTTGAAGTTTCTGAAGCATTAGCAATGACACCAGATCAGCTTGGCTCAGCACGCCTTTTCGGTACCGTTAAGGCAGGCGAAATCAAGCGACATGAGGAGGGTCTTGGTGTTAGTTTTATGCTTGAAGATGCTCACGACAAGAAAATTGTATTGCCTGTTGTATTCAATGGCGCAGTGCCGGATACATTTAAATCCGGTGCAGAAGTTATTGTTGAAGGCAATATTGATAACGCCACCAAGGCGTTTCAAGCCCGTACGCTTATGACTAAATGTCCATCGAAGTACGAAAAGAAAAATAGAGAATAA
- a CDS encoding hemolysin family protein → MFELITAVAFSIIISATCSITEAILYSVPWSHIERLRSTGSKIGTTLFKLRSDVERPITAILTLNTVANTAGATLAGAAFTKVYGAEHMPYFAICFTVSILIFSEILPKTLGVSYSRQLSSFIAKPLNFLVFMLTPVIYLCSWMTRKLTPSATEPNATEDDIRAIVSLSRRAGEIEPSEAISIQNILSLDNKHVHEVMTPRTVSFTLPVELTVKEAQQELEMKHYSRIPVYAEDNEDIIGIVMRRSIYEELAAGRTETKLTELMRPVHFVLDSVTLDKVLRNFLERRDHLFVAVDEYGGISGLVSLEDVLEEILGKEIVDETDRVDDMQRLAREKRKQLGKGKLLKR, encoded by the coding sequence ATGTTTGAGTTAATAACTGCCGTAGCATTTTCTATCATCATTTCGGCAACATGCTCTATTACTGAGGCTATTTTATATTCTGTACCATGGAGCCATATTGAACGGCTTCGTAGCACAGGTTCCAAAATCGGTACTACTCTATTCAAACTCCGCAGTGATGTTGAGCGCCCTATTACGGCTATTCTCACTCTGAACACAGTTGCCAACACCGCTGGCGCGACCCTTGCCGGCGCTGCTTTTACCAAGGTGTACGGCGCGGAGCACATGCCATATTTTGCAATATGCTTCACTGTAAGCATTCTAATCTTTTCAGAAATACTACCGAAAACGCTTGGTGTATCATATTCTCGCCAGCTAAGTTCTTTTATCGCAAAACCACTTAATTTCCTTGTATTTATGCTTACCCCTGTCATCTATCTATGTTCATGGATGACTCGAAAGCTCACGCCTTCAGCAACAGAGCCTAACGCAACGGAAGACGACATCAGGGCTATTGTAAGCCTTTCACGTCGAGCTGGTGAAATTGAACCGAGCGAGGCTATTTCAATTCAAAATATCCTCTCGCTAGACAACAAACATGTGCATGAAGTTATGACGCCGCGCACGGTTTCGTTCACGCTTCCTGTTGAACTCACAGTAAAAGAAGCGCAGCAAGAATTGGAAATGAAGCATTACAGCCGTATTCCTGTCTATGCTGAAGATAATGAAGACATTATTGGTATCGTAATGCGCCGATCAATTTATGAAGAGTTAGCAGCTGGTCGCACAGAAACAAAGCTTACTGAATTGATGCGCCCTGTCCATTTTGTGCTCGACTCCGTTACGCTCGACAAAGTTCTCAGAAACTTTCTGGAACGCAGAGACCACCTGTTTGTTGCCGTTGATGAATACGGCGGCATAAGCGGTCTCGTATCGTTGGAAGACGTGCTTGAAGAAATCCTCGGCAAAGAAATTGTTGATGAAACCGACAGAGTCGACGATATGCAGCGCCTTGCGCGAGAAAAACGAAAACAGCTTGGCAAAGGGAAATTGCTTAAACGCTAA
- a CDS encoding HAD family hydrolase, which translates to MAHIKNILLDRDGTVIVDKHYLSDPEGVELIPEGGKALAMLQQAGMRLYVLTNQSGIGRGYFSEDDLHACTVRLDELAELFGALIEDTVYCPHTPEDDCNCRKPRTGMWEQLSDMYGLEAKESVMIGDKFADIELGKNAGLAASILVLTGKGEKERQKLELPEVDESTGYVTVSNENGWTLAVAKDISAAARWISNAFAAGDK; encoded by the coding sequence ATGGCGCACATAAAAAATATACTGCTTGATCGTGACGGTACGGTGATTGTTGACAAACACTATTTATCTGATCCTGAAGGGGTGGAACTTATTCCTGAGGGGGGTAAAGCCCTTGCCATGCTGCAACAGGCGGGAATGCGCTTGTATGTTTTGACCAATCAGTCTGGCATCGGACGGGGCTATTTTTCTGAAGATGACCTCCATGCGTGTACTGTTCGCCTTGATGAACTTGCAGAACTTTTTGGTGCCTTGATCGAAGATACTGTATACTGCCCTCATACTCCTGAAGATGATTGCAATTGCCGCAAACCACGCACAGGTATGTGGGAGCAGCTAAGTGACATGTACGGCTTAGAGGCGAAGGAATCAGTTATGATCGGTGATAAATTTGCAGATATAGAACTCGGTAAAAATGCTGGATTAGCGGCGTCTATTCTTGTTCTCACAGGCAAAGGTGAGAAAGAGCGCCAGAAGCTGGAATTGCCTGAGGTAGATGAATCCACAGGATATGTAACTGTATCGAATGAAAATGGTTGGACGCTTGCCGTTGCAAAAGATATTTCCGCAGCCGCACGCTGGATTTCCAATGCATTCGCAGCAGGGGATAAGTAA
- the waaF gene encoding lipopolysaccharide heptosyltransferase II, which yields MDRIGIWNTAFLGDAVLTLPLIRTVKAAYPDSPIDFYVRKGVEPLFAAQPELDNVYAYDKRGAQKSIFAAMSFGRELAKKDYSLWISAHTSLRSGVIARWTSARTRIGYNKPAFNNWLYTTTVDRKFFELEEIERLMQLVKPLSITDTVDWPELILPQQAYNDADGYWNKHVDSPVLGVHPGSVWATKRWPAEYYAEVVAKAIEAGAQVMVFAGPGEEAIAQDVIAQSGAAQSDRLLDLSGSLSLVQLAAYLNKLDCYVTNDSGPMHIAWAQRTPVTAIFGPTVQELGFYPRGESSTVLETEIVCRPCGMHGPKTCPKGHFKCMHSVTPQMVWEDASKKLFG from the coding sequence ATGGATAGGATAGGCATTTGGAATACCGCCTTTCTTGGTGATGCCGTACTGACGCTTCCGCTTATTCGCACGGTGAAAGCCGCATATCCAGATTCCCCGATAGATTTTTATGTCCGAAAGGGTGTTGAGCCGTTATTTGCTGCTCAGCCTGAGTTGGATAACGTGTATGCGTATGACAAACGCGGGGCGCAAAAATCTATTTTTGCCGCAATGTCGTTTGGTCGAGAATTGGCAAAAAAAGATTATTCATTGTGGATCTCAGCGCACACAAGTTTGCGAAGCGGTGTGATTGCTCGCTGGACATCAGCCCGTACTCGTATTGGCTACAATAAACCTGCGTTCAACAACTGGCTGTATACAACAACAGTCGATAGAAAGTTTTTTGAGCTGGAAGAGATTGAACGGCTCATGCAGCTTGTTAAGCCGCTGTCTATTACAGACACTGTGGACTGGCCGGAACTGATTTTGCCGCAGCAAGCATATAATGATGCTGATGGGTACTGGAATAAGCATGTGGATTCCCCGGTGCTGGGCGTTCATCCCGGTTCTGTATGGGCAACAAAGCGTTGGCCTGCTGAATATTACGCAGAAGTAGTCGCAAAGGCTATTGAGGCAGGCGCGCAGGTAATGGTCTTTGCCGGTCCCGGTGAAGAAGCTATAGCGCAGGACGTTATAGCCCAGAGCGGTGCGGCGCAATCAGATAGATTACTCGACCTTTCCGGCTCCCTTTCCCTTGTGCAGCTTGCAGCATACTTAAATAAACTTGATTGCTATGTGACAAACGACTCCGGTCCAATGCATATTGCATGGGCGCAGCGTACGCCTGTTACCGCAATTTTTGGTCCTACAGTTCAGGAGTTAGGTTTTTATCCTCGTGGCGAATCTTCTACCGTTCTGGAAACAGAGATAGTGTGCCGTCCTTGCGGGATGCATGGTCCTAAAACATGCCCTAAAGGTCATTTTAAGTGCATGCATTCTGTGACACCGCAAATGGTGTGGGAAGACGCTAGCAAGAAACTCTTTGGGTAG